The following proteins come from a genomic window of Synechococcus sp. NB0720_010:
- the thiL gene encoding thiamine-phosphate kinase: protein MRLDQLGEWELIDRLSAYAPPGQLADDAAILPGAVVVNTDVLVDTVHFSDATMSAQDLGWRAAAANLSDLAAMGCSDVIGLTVGLVAPGATPWSWVDGVYQGLSEALARFGGTLLGGDCSSGSQRLLAITALGRLGPGAIRRGDGQPGDWLLSTGPHGLSRLGLALLQGERSAAIPEDLRERAIRAHQRPLPRLDAIPALEASQPQGSPWRVAGTDSSDGLQRALLNLAKASGCGAQLRHTGLPLDPAMAPLADAERWCLNGGEDFELVLALEPTWAERLCAALPGCQVIGELVEHSSPTLTWSETGLPLQESDPGYRHFS, encoded by the coding sequence ATGCGACTTGATCAGCTCGGCGAATGGGAGCTGATCGACCGGCTCTCGGCCTACGCGCCCCCCGGCCAGCTGGCTGACGACGCCGCGATCTTGCCGGGAGCCGTGGTGGTCAACACCGACGTCCTGGTGGACACGGTCCACTTCAGTGACGCCACCATGTCGGCCCAGGACTTGGGCTGGCGGGCAGCAGCGGCCAACCTCTCCGACCTGGCGGCCATGGGCTGCAGCGACGTGATCGGCCTCACGGTTGGCCTCGTGGCACCAGGAGCAACCCCCTGGAGCTGGGTCGATGGGGTCTACCAGGGACTCTCCGAAGCCCTGGCTCGTTTTGGCGGCACCTTGCTCGGCGGTGACTGCAGTAGCGGCAGCCAGCGCCTCCTCGCCATCACGGCCCTTGGCCGGCTGGGGCCTGGCGCCATCCGCCGCGGCGACGGCCAACCCGGCGATTGGCTCCTGAGCACCGGCCCCCATGGCCTCAGCCGCTTGGGGCTAGCGCTGCTGCAAGGCGAGCGCAGTGCGGCGATTCCTGAGGATCTGCGGGAGCGCGCCATTCGAGCCCACCAAAGGCCCCTCCCCCGGCTCGATGCCATCCCAGCCCTCGAAGCAAGCCAGCCCCAGGGGAGCCCATGGCGAGTCGCTGGCACCGACAGCAGCGATGGCCTGCAACGCGCGCTGCTGAACCTGGCCAAGGCCAGTGGCTGTGGGGCACAACTACGGCACACAGGCCTGCCCCTTGACCCCGCCATGGCGCCGCTCGCCGATGCAGAGCGCTGGTGCCTGAATGGGGGCGAAGACTTTGAGCTGGTCCTCGCCCTGGAGCCGACCTGGGCCGAGCGGCTCTGCGCTGCACTACCGGGCTGCCAGGTGATTGGCGAACTGGTGGAGCACTCCTCCCCAACCCTGACCTGGAGCGAAACCGGGCTGCCCCTTCAGGAGAGCGATCCGGGCTACCGGCACTTCAGCTGA
- a CDS encoding AbrB family transcriptional regulator gives MPSSLHLLAYVLAGIGGGLLALRTGIPAAPLAGALLGAGLLSMSGKLEAANWPAGTRTALEIGIGTVIGTGLTATAFSELRQLWRPALLITLTLVMTGLVVGLWCSRLLGMNPLIALLGAAPGGISGMSLVGAEFGVGAAVAALHAVRLITVLLVLPLAVRLLLGHGDLPPPAS, from the coding sequence ATGCCATCAAGCCTCCACCTGCTGGCCTATGTCCTGGCGGGCATTGGCGGCGGTTTGCTGGCGCTGCGCACGGGGATCCCCGCCGCACCCCTCGCTGGCGCGCTGCTGGGAGCGGGACTGCTGAGCATGAGCGGCAAGCTCGAGGCCGCCAACTGGCCCGCAGGCACCCGGACTGCCCTGGAAATTGGCATCGGAACCGTCATCGGCACCGGATTAACAGCGACGGCCTTCAGCGAGCTCAGGCAGCTCTGGCGGCCGGCCCTCTTGATCACGCTCACCCTGGTGATGACCGGCCTGGTGGTGGGGCTCTGGTGCAGCCGTCTGCTGGGAATGAACCCGCTCATCGCCCTCTTGGGAGCCGCGCCAGGGGGAATTAGCGGCATGAGTCTGGTGGGCGCCGAATTCGGAGTCGGTGCGGCCGTTGCTGCGCTCCACGCCGTCCGCTTGATCACAGTGCTACTGGTGTTGCCGCTGGCGGTCAGGCTGCTTCTGGGCCACGGGGACCTGCCGCCACCTGCCAGCTGA
- a CDS encoding DEAD/DEAH box helicase, with translation MRLGASGAIELVLPFDAVTQAQLRAVRPRGFWRSKQGCWEFPLEAALILRQHFGKRFAMEPPLPQWCSWLEQPLPPLPPHRELIASAGLAEPLPDGRELFAHQRAAVRWLLARRGAVLADAMGLGKTLTALVAARAMVRAADCCVVVIAPTGLHRHWRQEAAALQLQITLLSWAALPQELPEAGTVLIADEAHYAQNLSAARTQAFLRLARHPRLRVAWLLSGTPMKNGRPAQLFPLLAAIGHPLAKDQRAFEERYCLGHWHERSGTRQWSATGATHLPELQRLVRPLLLHRRKQDCLDLPPKRRQMLPVSLSEAEGQGFQHRLQLKVDDYRRRAAAGLVRRDAEALAVLTALRQIGSEYKLPAAAALLARLQAEGQAVVVFTAFVAAAQLLQQRLGGALLTGRLAAAERQGVVDRFQAGHEQLLISTYGVGGLGFTLHRAKHVLLLERPWTPGDAEQAEDRCHRIGMQGTLECHWLQLGVADQLVDGLIADKAERIALLLSRGQAQLERQPLPRMVQQLLDQW, from the coding sequence ATGCGGTTGGGAGCATCAGGGGCCATCGAGTTGGTTCTGCCCTTTGATGCGGTCACCCAGGCCCAGCTCAGGGCGGTGCGCCCCCGAGGCTTTTGGCGCTCAAAGCAGGGCTGCTGGGAGTTCCCGCTGGAAGCGGCCTTGATCCTGCGTCAGCACTTCGGCAAGCGCTTCGCGATGGAGCCGCCGTTGCCCCAGTGGTGCAGCTGGCTCGAGCAGCCTCTGCCCCCATTGCCGCCCCATCGCGAGCTGATTGCCAGCGCCGGATTAGCGGAACCCTTGCCGGACGGCCGGGAGCTGTTTGCCCATCAGCGGGCTGCAGTGCGCTGGTTGCTGGCGCGGCGTGGTGCGGTGCTGGCCGATGCCATGGGCTTGGGAAAAACCCTGACGGCGCTTGTGGCCGCTCGCGCGATGGTCCGGGCGGCGGATTGTTGTGTGGTGGTGATCGCTCCCACGGGGCTCCATCGCCATTGGCGTCAGGAGGCGGCGGCTTTGCAACTGCAGATCACCCTGCTCAGTTGGGCGGCGCTCCCGCAGGAGCTGCCGGAGGCCGGCACGGTTCTGATCGCGGATGAGGCCCACTACGCCCAGAACTTGTCCGCCGCGCGCACCCAGGCCTTCCTGCGTCTGGCGCGCCATCCGCGGCTGCGGGTGGCGTGGTTGCTCAGCGGCACTCCGATGAAAAACGGCCGCCCAGCGCAGCTGTTCCCCTTGCTGGCGGCCATCGGCCACCCCCTGGCGAAGGACCAGCGCGCCTTCGAGGAGCGCTACTGCCTTGGCCATTGGCATGAACGCTCGGGCACCCGGCAGTGGAGTGCGACCGGGGCCACCCACCTGCCGGAGCTGCAGCGCCTGGTCAGGCCCCTGCTGCTGCATCGCCGCAAACAGGACTGTCTGGATCTCCCCCCGAAACGCCGGCAGATGCTTCCCGTCAGCCTGTCGGAGGCGGAGGGGCAGGGCTTTCAGCATCGCCTGCAACTGAAGGTGGATGACTATCGCCGCCGCGCCGCTGCGGGCTTGGTGCGCCGCGATGCCGAGGCCTTAGCCGTACTGACCGCCCTGCGTCAGATCGGTTCCGAGTACAAGCTCCCCGCCGCCGCCGCGCTGCTGGCCAGGCTGCAGGCCGAGGGGCAAGCCGTTGTGGTCTTCACGGCCTTTGTGGCGGCGGCCCAGTTGTTGCAGCAGCGACTAGGGGGTGCCCTGCTGACCGGACGCCTGGCCGCCGCAGAGCGCCAAGGTGTGGTGGATCGCTTTCAGGCTGGCCACGAGCAGCTGCTGATCAGCACCTACGGCGTTGGAGGCCTGGGCTTCACCTTGCATCGGGCCAAGCATGTGCTCCTGCTGGAGAGGCCCTGGACCCCCGGCGACGCTGAGCAGGCCGAGGACCGTTGCCACCGCATTGGTATGCAGGGGACCCTGGAGTGCCATTGGCTTCAGCTTGGCGTCGCGGATCAGCTGGTGGACGGGCTGATTGCCGACAAGGCCGAGCGCATTGCCCTGTTGCTCAGTCGCGGCCAGGCTCAGCTGGAGCGTCAGCCGCTACCGCGGATGGTGCAGCAGCTGCTCGATCAGTGGTGA
- the pdxA gene encoding 4-hydroxythreonine-4-phosphate dehydrogenase PdxA: protein MGDPPSDSNAKRPRLIVSLGDPAGIGGEVTLKALARWTPAAQPPLLVGCSRWLEETYTQLKGQTDAPLADPAQLEMVDCPLEQPVKPGTPSAISGEASFRWLTQAVELVQQGSGQALVTAPIAKQHWHAAGHDYPGQTERLAELAGAEEASMLFTARSPQSGWRLNTLLATTHIPLQQVPQALNPERVLAKLDVLLAFCRRFRPEPTLAVAGLNPHAGEAGRLGREERDWLEATLEEWSTRHPEVTLLGPLPPDTCWLSAGMAWQQGGRAPDGFLALYHDQGLIPVKLLAFDQAVNTSLGLPFLRTSPDHGTGFDIAGLGIARSASMVAALEAAEDLG from the coding sequence ATGGGTGATCCGCCAAGCGACAGCAACGCTAAGCGCCCCCGCTTGATCGTCTCCCTTGGCGATCCCGCCGGCATCGGAGGCGAGGTCACGCTCAAAGCCCTGGCCCGCTGGACCCCCGCTGCCCAGCCGCCGCTGCTGGTGGGTTGCAGCCGCTGGCTGGAGGAGACATACACGCAACTCAAGGGGCAGACAGACGCCCCCCTGGCGGACCCCGCCCAGCTCGAGATGGTGGATTGCCCGCTGGAGCAACCCGTCAAACCAGGGACCCCCAGCGCCATCAGTGGTGAAGCCAGTTTCCGCTGGCTCACCCAGGCCGTTGAGCTGGTGCAACAGGGCTCCGGCCAAGCCCTTGTCACTGCCCCGATCGCCAAACAGCACTGGCACGCAGCGGGCCATGACTACCCCGGTCAAACCGAACGCTTGGCTGAACTGGCTGGAGCCGAGGAAGCCTCGATGCTCTTCACCGCCCGCTCCCCCCAGAGCGGCTGGCGGCTCAACACCCTGCTCGCCACCACCCACATTCCGCTTCAACAGGTTCCCCAAGCCCTGAACCCTGAGCGGGTGCTGGCCAAGCTCGACGTCTTGCTGGCCTTTTGCCGTCGCTTTCGCCCCGAGCCGACCCTGGCCGTCGCAGGCCTCAACCCCCATGCGGGCGAGGCCGGACGTCTTGGACGAGAGGAGCGGGACTGGCTCGAAGCCACGCTGGAGGAGTGGAGCACGCGGCACCCTGAGGTCACCCTGCTGGGGCCACTTCCACCTGACACCTGCTGGCTGAGCGCGGGCATGGCCTGGCAACAGGGCGGACGCGCTCCCGATGGCTTCCTCGCGCTCTACCACGATCAGGGCCTGATCCCCGTCAAGCTGCTGGCCTTTGACCAGGCGGTCAACACCAGTCTGGGCCTGCCCTTCCTGAGGACCTCACCGGATCACGGAACCGGGTTCGACATCGCCGGCCTTGGCATTGCCCGATCAGCCAGCATGGTGGCGGCCTTGGAGGCCGCTGAAGACTTGGGCTAG
- a CDS encoding HNH endonuclease, translated as MHSRDAVFLEDLCPKLRVRRWRQSLHTYTGKTCIYCGKPSESIDHVFPQSRGGLSVTENCVPACLACNGRKSDADAFEWYRQQRFYDPRRAMAIRAWTDGDLRLALRLLQWASPGAIPAPAAPDSGFNPMQPYLQAA; from the coding sequence ATGCACAGCAGGGATGCCGTTTTCCTTGAAGACTTGTGCCCCAAACTTCGTGTTCGCCGGTGGAGACAATCCCTCCACACTTACACCGGAAAAACGTGCATCTACTGCGGCAAACCTTCTGAGTCTATTGATCACGTTTTTCCGCAAAGTCGCGGCGGCTTAAGCGTGACCGAAAACTGCGTTCCCGCTTGCCTGGCCTGCAATGGCCGCAAGAGCGACGCTGACGCGTTCGAGTGGTACCGGCAGCAGCGCTTCTACGACCCCCGCCGAGCCATGGCCATCCGCGCCTGGACCGACGGTGACCTGCGCCTGGCCCTGCGCCTGCTGCAGTGGGCGAGCCCAGGCGCCATTCCCGCGCCCGCAGCGCCGGACTCCGGCTTCAATCCCATGCAGCCGTACCTGCAGGCCGCCTAA
- a CDS encoding DUF6554 family protein yields the protein MRLSLSLNGRLLRLAAALPLAALGWSTLPTAALAGNETGAKGAQIYCFMRSSGNNHEVSWKAAYAVIKRQSASVFKTSPEHAAVMITEAVVADPGKFNDCGRYLGDLYVKAVDTNEEKSQSTHPDSTNRTSTSSGITSDTSGSGSSNRYAY from the coding sequence ATGCGTCTTTCCCTGTCCCTCAACGGCCGGCTGCTTCGGCTGGCTGCAGCCCTTCCGCTTGCTGCCCTGGGCTGGTCCACGCTGCCGACCGCCGCTCTGGCCGGCAATGAAACCGGTGCCAAAGGAGCACAGATCTATTGCTTCATGCGCAGCAGCGGCAACAACCACGAAGTCAGCTGGAAAGCGGCCTACGCGGTCATCAAGCGTCAGAGCGCCTCGGTCTTCAAGACTTCGCCTGAGCACGCCGCGGTGATGATCACCGAAGCCGTCGTCGCCGATCCCGGCAAATTCAACGACTGCGGTCGCTACCTGGGCGATCTCTACGTCAAGGCGGTGGACACCAACGAAGAGAAGAGCCAGTCCACCCACCCCGACAGCACCAACCGCACCAGCACCAGCTCCGGCATCACCAGTGACACCAGCGGCAGCGGCAGCTCGAACCGCTACGCCTACTGA
- the efp gene encoding elongation factor P, with product MISSNDFRTGTTIEIDGQVWRVVEFLHVKPGKGSAFVRTKLKAVQSGNVVEKTFRAGETVPQAVLEKAVLQHTYMEADDFVFMDMSTYEETRLTAKQIGDQRKYLKEGMEVNVVYWNGKPLEVELPNSVVLEITQTDPGVKGDTATGGTKPAIVETGAQVMVPLFLSIGEKIKIDTRTDSYLGREN from the coding sequence ATGATCTCGAGCAACGACTTTCGTACCGGCACGACGATCGAGATCGACGGTCAGGTCTGGCGCGTTGTTGAGTTCCTGCACGTGAAGCCCGGCAAGGGCTCCGCCTTTGTCCGCACCAAGCTCAAGGCCGTGCAGTCCGGCAACGTCGTTGAGAAAACCTTCCGCGCTGGTGAAACCGTTCCCCAGGCGGTTCTCGAGAAGGCTGTGCTGCAGCACACCTACATGGAGGCTGATGACTTTGTCTTCATGGACATGTCCACCTATGAGGAGACCCGTCTGACCGCCAAGCAGATAGGCGATCAGCGCAAGTACCTCAAGGAAGGTATGGAGGTGAATGTCGTCTATTGGAACGGGAAGCCTTTGGAAGTGGAACTCCCGAATTCCGTTGTTCTGGAAATCACCCAAACTGACCCCGGTGTGAAGGGTGATACAGCCACGGGCGGCACCAAGCCCGCCATCGTCGAGACCGGCGCTCAGGTGATGGTTCCCTTGTTCCTCTCGATCGGCGAAAAGATCAAGATCGACACCCGCACCGACAGCTACCTGGGCCGCGAGAACTGA
- the accB gene encoding acetyl-CoA carboxylase biotin carboxyl carrier protein codes for MQLDHNQLRELIALLGDSDIQELKLEGDDFRLELRRNLPGVQPQVVMQAAAPVAAPAAAAPAAAPSAAPPAAAAARSDLIEITAPMVATFYRSPAPGESAFVELGAKINVGQTVCILEAMKLMNELESEVSGEVVEILVENGTPVEFGQVLMRVKPA; via the coding sequence ATGCAACTTGACCACAACCAGCTGCGTGAGCTGATCGCCCTGCTTGGGGACAGCGACATCCAAGAGCTCAAGCTCGAAGGTGATGACTTCCGCTTGGAATTGCGTCGCAATCTTCCGGGGGTCCAGCCCCAGGTTGTGATGCAAGCTGCTGCTCCGGTTGCGGCTCCCGCTGCAGCCGCACCTGCCGCTGCACCCTCCGCGGCTCCCCCGGCCGCCGCTGCGGCCCGCAGTGATCTGATTGAGATCACCGCTCCGATGGTGGCGACCTTCTACCGCTCCCCTGCTCCCGGCGAGTCGGCATTCGTGGAGCTCGGCGCCAAGATCAATGTCGGTCAGACCGTCTGCATCCTCGAGGCGATGAAGCTCATGAACGAGCTCGAGTCCGAGGTGAGCGGTGAGGTGGTGGAGATCTTGGTCGAGAACGGCACCCCGGTTGAATTTGGCCAGGTGCTGATGCGGGTGAAGCCCGCCTAG
- a CDS encoding SDR family oxidoreductase: MTARGVNPSSRVLVLGGGYTGQRFADAARARGAQVWLTSRSIKEGSQWLHFNAGEGAVPQLPEGLSHVLITLPPNKNGEDDAYNLLGESLRHQPLQWVGYLSTTGVYGDTQGRWADEQSPTEPGLRRSQSRLQCEQRWLASALPLQSFRLPAIYGPGRCPFQQLQQGQARLIHKPKQVFCRIHVDDIVGAMLHCCGLPPEARPAVLNVSDDLPCPSSETLGYAAHLLGCKLPAVRNFRDAQAEMSAMALSFWADNRRVSNARLCQDLGYQLRYPSYREGFAASWKEEQNRPK, from the coding sequence ATGACGGCTCGCGGTGTCAACCCCTCCTCCCGCGTGCTGGTCCTCGGCGGGGGATACACCGGCCAACGCTTTGCCGATGCAGCCAGAGCGCGCGGGGCCCAGGTCTGGCTGACCTCGCGCTCGATCAAAGAGGGATCGCAGTGGCTGCACTTCAATGCGGGCGAGGGGGCCGTCCCGCAGCTTCCTGAAGGCCTCAGCCATGTGCTGATCACCCTTCCGCCCAACAAGAACGGCGAGGACGACGCCTACAACCTTCTGGGGGAGTCCCTCCGGCACCAGCCCCTCCAGTGGGTGGGCTACCTATCGACCACGGGGGTCTACGGCGACACCCAAGGACGCTGGGCCGATGAACAGAGCCCGACAGAGCCAGGCCTTCGCCGCAGCCAATCCCGCCTGCAGTGCGAGCAACGCTGGCTGGCCAGCGCTCTCCCCCTACAGAGTTTTCGGCTGCCCGCGATCTACGGACCGGGTCGTTGCCCCTTTCAGCAGCTGCAACAGGGCCAGGCCCGCTTGATCCACAAGCCCAAGCAGGTGTTCTGCCGGATCCATGTCGATGACATCGTTGGCGCCATGCTGCACTGCTGCGGCCTACCCCCGGAGGCCAGGCCAGCGGTGCTCAACGTCAGCGACGATCTGCCCTGCCCCTCGAGTGAAACGCTCGGCTATGCAGCCCACCTGCTGGGTTGCAAATTGCCAGCTGTGCGCAACTTTCGCGACGCCCAGGCGGAGATGAGTGCGATGGCCCTGAGCTTCTGGGCCGACAACCGCCGCGTCAGCAATGCGCGGCTGTGCCAGGACCTGGGCTACCAACTGCGTTACCCCAGCTATCGGGAAGGATTTGCCGCCAGCTGGAAGGAGGAGCAGAACCGTCCCAAGTGA
- a CDS encoding peptidylprolyl isomerase: MDLKRWLDRWVPALLIAIAFAAFPMVPPAQAALPPGNAVKDPAAILRNALPIDQSDLQTLQHRLESTSDDLRAKRWSALVNTVNRSQALLKTRADSIVASLPEAKQAEGKTLMAALQSQMETLVESSESSDRDRFLDDRRAALSTVGDLEALLVGDFPFQIPSEFDALPRLLGRATVEIETTKGMLTAVVDGYNAPLTAGAFVDLVKQGFYDGLPFTRAEDFYVLQTGDPKGPETGYIDPKTKGERQVPLEIKVPGEAEPFYNATFEDLGRFEATPVLPFATLGTMGWAHSDESLADGSSQFFFFLYEAELTPAGLNLVDGRYSAFGYVVDGFEVLEELGIDDGIVRARVLDGAENLKAHA, encoded by the coding sequence ATGGATCTGAAGCGCTGGCTGGATCGCTGGGTGCCCGCCCTGCTGATCGCAATTGCGTTCGCTGCCTTCCCGATGGTGCCACCGGCCCAGGCTGCGCTGCCGCCTGGGAATGCCGTCAAGGATCCCGCTGCCATCCTTCGTAACGCTCTGCCGATCGACCAGTCGGATCTGCAGACGCTGCAGCACAGGCTGGAGAGCACCAGCGACGACCTCAGAGCCAAGCGCTGGAGCGCCCTGGTCAATACGGTCAATCGGAGTCAGGCGCTGCTCAAGACGCGTGCCGACTCCATCGTGGCGAGCCTGCCGGAAGCCAAGCAAGCCGAGGGGAAGACCTTGATGGCCGCCCTGCAAAGCCAGATGGAGACCCTCGTGGAGAGCAGCGAGAGCTCTGACCGCGATCGATTCCTCGACGACCGGCGCGCTGCCCTCAGCACCGTCGGGGACCTGGAAGCACTGCTCGTGGGTGACTTCCCCTTCCAAATCCCCAGCGAGTTCGACGCCCTGCCCAGGCTGCTGGGCCGTGCGACCGTTGAGATCGAGACCACCAAAGGGATGCTCACCGCTGTGGTGGACGGCTACAACGCACCACTGACGGCCGGGGCCTTTGTGGACCTGGTGAAGCAAGGCTTCTATGACGGACTGCCCTTCACCCGAGCCGAGGACTTCTACGTTCTCCAGACCGGAGACCCCAAGGGTCCTGAGACCGGCTACATCGACCCCAAGACCAAGGGCGAGCGCCAGGTGCCGCTGGAGATCAAGGTGCCCGGCGAAGCCGAGCCCTTCTACAACGCCACCTTTGAGGACCTCGGCCGTTTCGAAGCCACCCCGGTCCTTCCCTTCGCGACCCTCGGGACCATGGGTTGGGCCCACTCGGATGAATCCCTCGCCGATGGTTCCTCCCAGTTCTTCTTCTTTCTCTACGAGGCCGAACTGACCCCCGCAGGCCTGAACCTCGTCGATGGCCGCTACAGCGCCTTTGGTTACGTGGTGGATGGGTTTGAGGTGCTCGAGGAACTGGGCATCGATGACGGCATCGTCCGCGCCCGGGTGCTCGACGGAGCCGAGAACCTCAAAGCCCACGCCTAG